CGCCGACCGCCTGGATCTCCTGGCCGATCGCGGTGCGCTCGACCAGCAACCACAGGCCGCCGAACACCAGCGCCATGAAGATGATCGGGTTGGGGATGCCGAACAGCCAGCGCCCCAGCGCCAGTTGCAGGAAGGCTTCCGGCACGCCGGAGACGATCGGCACGCCGGCCGAATAGGCAAAGGAGAGGCCGACCAGCACGGTGCCGACGCCGAGCGTGGCGATCACCGAATTGACCTTGAGCTTGGTGACGATCAGGCCGTTGACGACGCCGATGAGGGCGCCCAGCGCGAGCACGATCAAAACCGCCAACGGGATCGGCATATGGTTTGCCACGATCAGCCCGGTCACGAGCACGCCGTGCAGGCTGGCGGCATAACCGACGGAGAGATCGAGCTCGCCGACGATCACAGCCATGGTCAGCCCGCCGGCGATGATCATGGCGAGGGATGCCTGGCTCAGCACGTTGATGAAATTATTGTAGGTCGGAAAGGCGTGCGGCGACAGGAACGAGAAGACGAGGACCATCGCGAGCAGGCCGATGATGGTGCCATAGCGCGCGAAGACCCCCAACGCTGCCCTGGTGCTGGGCGAAAGCCGTCGCGTGTAGCT
This region of Mesorhizobium sp. M2A.F.Ca.ET.046.03.2.1 genomic DNA includes:
- a CDS encoding ABC transporter permease: MSDASYTRRLSPSTRAALGVFARYGTIIGLLAMVLVFSFLSPHAFPTYNNFINVLSQASLAMIIAGGLTMAVIVGELDLSVGYAASLHGVLVTGLIVANHMPIPLAVLIVLALGALIGVVNGLIVTKLKVNSVIATLGVGTVLVGLSFAYSAGVPIVSGVPEAFLQLALGRWLFGIPNPIIFMALVFGGLWLLVERTAIGQEIQAVGGNPAAARLAGINVDRIKILGFVLSGMCAALTGTLLAARLGSGTTNAADSYLLTAFAAVFLGSATLRDGEFHILGTFIGALIIVLGFNGLNIFGAPTFSQFVFQGAILIVAVGLASLGRSLAES